The following coding sequences are from one Oncorhynchus clarkii lewisi isolate Uvic-CL-2024 chromosome 20, UVic_Ocla_1.0, whole genome shotgun sequence window:
- the LOC139377472 gene encoding TBC1 domain family member 24-like: MAEEDYGCFVDWTQMGDMAKSSGTSKLDVKDHVELKKLARQGYWSKNHKLRAQVYQQLIKAIPCRTVTPDAEVYRDLMGDDTGKKALSSIPLPDFVDGSAVPHYCLMADAVTAVHRVISCLEGQFPDISHCPALPAMTALLLHFSANEAQCFEHVSRLLACNEPGQRFVDQTFLAYESSFMTFGDLANKYCPAAHKLIVATAQDVVAVYSDWQRWVLGDLPFSHVARVLDVFLVEGYKVLYRVALALLKFYRKQKAGDGTQQSEGQKQDSVGVKAEIQAFVKTISSYITPDKLLEKAFSIRLFSRKEITLLQLTNEKSLQQKGITVKQKRRTVQLALNPDTFSSEVVSAKEMKDIWSWIPERFALCEPQLLFTTSTHGCSLNRFYAHVEGYEPTLLLIRTCESDVCGAFLSTDWEERKRGGNKLSFFGTGECFIFRLQPEMERYEWVVIRHPELASTIKAQSSEVPAEDEAPPDKQNSDGNRLPVERPAADPSDRLSPFLSARHFHLNSRNTSMFMAGNFDSIIVGGGEGNALYIDSELNHGRTARCTTFDNPPLCSTESFQVALLEVWGFKDTMASDR, from the exons ATGGCTGAGGAGGACTATGGCTGCTTTGTGGACTGGACCCAAATGGGGGACATGGCCAAGAGCAGTGGCACCTCCAAATTGGACGTTAAGGACCACGTGGAACTCAAAAAGCTGGCCAGGCAGGGTTACTGGTCCAAAAACCACAAGCTCCGTGCCCAGGTCTACCAGCAACTCATTAAGGCAATCCCCTGTCGAACCGTGACACCCGATGCCGAGGTCTACCGCGACCTCATGGGCGACGACACAGGTAAAAAAGCCTTGTCCTCCATCCCACTGCCAGACTTTGTGGACGGCAGCGCTGTGCCACACTACTGCCTCATGGCAGACGCAGTGACCGCCGTCCACCGGGTCATCTCCTGTCTGGAGGGACAGTTCCCGGACATCTCGCACTGCCCGGCGCTGCCCGCGATGACAGCCCTCTTGCTGCACTTCAGTGCCAACGAGGCGCAGTGCTTCGAGCACGTCAGCCGTCTGCTGGCCTGCAATGAGCCGGGCCAACGCTTTGTAGACCAGACCTTCCTGGCCTATGAGTCCAGCTTCATGACCTTTGGCGACCTGGCCAACAAGTACTGCCCGGCAGCCCACAAGCTCATAGTTGCTACAGCGCAGGACGTGGTGGCGGTGTACTCGGACTGGCAGCGCTGGGTGCTAGGTGACCTGCCCTTCAGCCACGTGGCAAGGGTCCTAGACGTCTTCCTGGTGGAAGGATACAAGGTGTTGTACCGCGTTGCCCTGGCCCTGCTCAAGTTCTACCGCAAGCAGAAGGCCGGGGATGGAACACAGCAATCAGAGGGCCAAAAACAGGACTCTGTGGGGGTCAAGGCAGAGATCCAGGCTTTCGTCAAGACCATCAGCTCCTACATCACCCCGGACAAGCTGCTGGAGAAGGCCTTCTCTATCCGCTTGTTCAGTCGCAAAGAGATCACTCTCCTGCAGCTCACCAACGAGAAATCGCTGCAGCAGAAGGGCATCACTGTCAAACAGAAGAG GCGGACCGTGCAGCTGGCTCTGAACCCGGACACCTTCTCCTCTGAGGTAGTCAGCGCCAAGGAGATGAAGGACATCTGGTCGTGGATCCCCGAGCGCTTCGCCCTATGCGAACCGCAGCTCCTCTTCACCACCTCAACCCATGGCTGCAGCCTCAACAG GTTCTACGCGCATGTCGAAGGCTATGAGCCCACTCTGCTACTCATCCGGACCTGTGAATCTGAC GTATGTGGAGCCTTCCTCTCTACAGATTGGGAGGAGCGCAAGCGAGGCGGGAACAAACTCAGCTTCTTTGGGACCGGAGAATGTTTCATCTTCAGG CTGCAGCCGGAGATGGAGAGGTATGAGTGGGTGGTGATCCGTCACCCGGAGCTAGCCTCCACCATCAAGGCCCAGAGCAGTGAGGTCCCTGCCGAGGACGAGGCTCCCCCCGACAAGCAGAACTCGGACGGCAACCGCCTTCCCGTGGAGAGGCCAGCCGCTGACCCATCTGATCGCCTGTCGCCCTTCCTCTCAGCCCGACACTTCCATCTCAACTCCAGGAACACCTCCATGTTCATGGCGGGCAACTTTGACTCCATCATAGTGG GGGGAGGCGAGGGCAACGCGCTGTACATCGACAGTGAGCTAAACCACGGACGCACAGCCCGCTGCACCACCTTTGACAACCCACCGCTCTGCTCCACCGAGAGCTTCCAGGTGGCCCTGCTGGAGGTGTGGGGCTTCAAGGACACCATGGCCTCAGATAGATAG